In Cutaneotrichosporon cavernicola HIS019 DNA, chromosome: 1, one DNA window encodes the following:
- the NMT1 gene encoding uncharacterized protein (Adds a myristoyl group to the N-terminal glycine residue of certain cellular proteins) has product MTGDAGATGGDQARSGVKSIAELLNDTLVPQLEETHIDEEDESGSEEADAATEPGSAGGAGGEDGGAKKKKKKKKKKAKAKAPVVKEVTADELVNIVRGNMNSSQSAGASNDDIRKALQAADLMKLLEGHLGGPQAAAEHKFWKTQPVPQKEGEQETEGPIDEHKTPADVQPHPIALPAGFEWSIVDIKKDEEVRGECHTPSLSQIDEVHNLLTENYVEDDDAMFRFRYSREFLLWALTPPGYYKEWHIGVRVQKTGKLVGFISGIPVELRVRNNTFMNAEINFLCVHKKLRSKRLAPVLIKEVTRRVNLANIWQAIYTAGVRIPTPFSTCRYYHRSLNPAKLVDIGFSPLRKGETIARLVRKYNPGEQTKTPGFREMVPADVSQVAALLRRYLGRFDCAQLFNTDEDVEHWFISGMGKEANGKRENQVVWAYVVEDPTTNLITDVVSFYTLPSTIMQHPKYDCLNAAYMFYYASDAVFAPGASSDDAFTHDLKTQNLLDRRLNALVTDLLVMAKKHDFDVVNALTLLDNNAFLDEQMFGRGDGALVNYLYNWSTAPIDGGMSTTAQRKSSGVGVVML; this is encoded by the exons ATGACGGGCGACGCGGGCGCAACCGGGGGGGACCAAGCCCGATCGGGTGTCAAGTCTATCGCCGAACTTCTCAACGACACTCTCGTCCCCCAACTCGAGGAGACGCacatcgacgaggaggacgagtcgggcagcgaggaggctgaTGCCGCGACGGAGCCAGGGTCAGCGGgtggcgcaggcggcgaggatggcggcgcgaagaagaagaaaaagaagaagaagaagaaggccaaggccaaggcgccTGTCGTCAA ggaGGTGACCGCGGATGAGCTCGTAAACATCGTGCGGGGCAACATGAACTCGTCGCAGTCGGCAGGAGCTAGCAATG ACGATATCAGAAAAGCACTGCAGGCTGCGGACCTGATgaagctcctcgagggtCATCTTGGTGGACCCCAAGCCGCTGCAGAGCACAAG TTCTGGAAGACGCAACCTGTTCCTCAAAAGGAGGGGGAGCAGGAGACGGAGGGCCCGATTGACGAGCACAAGACGCCGGCAGACGTGCAGCCGCACCCCATTGCGTTACCAGCAGGCTTCGAGTGGAGTATCGTTGACATCAAaaaggacgaggaggttcGTGGGGAGTGTCACACGCCGAGCTTATCCCagatcgacgaggtgcaCAACCTTCTGACGGAGAACTatgtcgaggacgatgacgcCATGTTCCGCTTCCGCTACTCGCGCGAGTTCCTCCTCTG GGCACTCACCCCACCAGGATACTACAAGGAGTGGCACATCGGAGTGCGTGTGCAGAAGACGGGCAAGCTGGTCGGCTTCATCTCGGGCATCCCCGTCGAACTGCGGGTGCGGAACAACACCTTCATGAACGCCGAGATTAACTTCCTTTGCGTGCATAAGAAGCTGCGCTCGAagcgcctcgcgcccgtcctcatcaaggAGGTGACGCGCCGGGTCAACCTCGCGAACATCTGGCAGGCGATCTACACCGCAGGTGTGCGCATCCCTACCCCATTCAGCACTTGTCGATACTACCACCGGTCGCTAAACccggccaagctcgtcgacattgGCTTCTCGCCGTTGCGAAAGGGCGAGACAATCGCGCGCCTCGTACGCAAGTACAACCCTGGAGAACAGACAAAGACGCCTGGCTTCCGCGAGATGGTGCCCGCCGACGTATCGCAGGTAGCGGCGCTGCTGCGGCGGTACCTCGGCCGCTTTGACTGCGCACAGCTGTTCAacacggacgaggacgtcgagcaCTGGTTCATCTCTGGCAtgggcaaggaggccaacggcaagcgcgagaaCCAGGTCGTGTGGGCCTATGTCGTCGAA GACCCAACGACAAACCTCATCACAGATGTGGTGTCGTTCTACACGCTCCCTTCGACGATCATGCAGCACCCCAAGTACGACTGCTTGAACGCGGCGTACATGTTCTACTATGCGAGTGACGCTGTGTTCGCGCccggcgcgtcgtcggacgACGCGTTCACTCACGACCTCAAAACGCAGAACCTGCTTGACCGTCGCTTGAACGCGCTCGTCAcggacctcctcgtcatggCGAAAAAGCACGACTTTGACGTCGTCAACGCGCTTACGCTCCTGGACAACAACGCGTTCTTGGACGAGCAGATG TTTGGCCGAGGTGATGGTGCCCTCGTAA ACTATCTGTACAACTGGTCCACAGCACCGATCGACGGTGGCATGTCCACGACGGCGCAGCGCAAGAGCTCGGGTGTCGGCGTGGTGATGCTTTAG
- the MCM1 gene encoding uncharacterized protein (MADS), with translation MSRSVSINMGGMPDYGSSQEGLGMEMPTGLEGMVNYGGPSDEGRATGPGMAHQPQHDPLYPPSSSHGPPQVNPVQFQAETGMEGSDDDDDESPAPHLKRPRQTQDVPGGFTYRDKDGEESSRRRIRIEYITDRPRRHITFSKRKAGIMKKAYELSILTGTQVLLLVVSETGLVYTFTTSKLQPLVTKPEGKSLIQACLNAPDGYDPDGEPTGAPMQATKGGKSGGLSIRPHKLSAEASKKMLATAAQVAGATPGEAQARANHAAAQAQASQALGNGTPGAQRPKKRLPSRKRSAQHGDMPQQPEIIPPVPPIPDMHRQSPSSQHMMSHGHPQPNPMHSPLSGGYHMPPEYAPPHHAPGMPSPTYGYPPTPTGPAMEYGGAPPQMAYGYPPPPGQHAGFISHPGMYQQQHQPPHPSTEPRRMMPPSEGSSMSNMGM, from the exons ATGTCTCGCTCCGTCTCCATCAATATGGGCGGCATGCCCGACTACGGCAGTAGCCAGGAAGGCCTTGGTATGGAGATGCCTACCGGTTTGGAAGGAATGGTCAACTATGGCGGCCCAAGTGACGAGGGACGGGCAACAG GCCCCGGAATGGCGCACCAGCCACAGCACGATCCCCTTTACcctccatcatcctccCACGGGCCTCCACAAGTAAACCCCGTCCAATTCCAGGCAGAGACGGGTATGGAGGGAtcagacgacgacgatgatg AATCTCCTGCCCCTCACCTGAAGCGCCCGCGTCAGACGCAGGATGTGCCTGGTGGCTTTACCTACCGtgacaaggacggcgaAGAGAGCAGCCGTCGCAGAATTCGCATCGAGTACATCACCGAccggccgaggcggcacATCACTTTcagcaagcgcaaggctgGAATCATGAAGAAG GCGTACGAACTCTCCATCTTGACCGGCACACAGGTactcctccttgtcgtctCAGAGACTGGCCTTGTGTACACGTTCACAACTTCCAAGCTGCAGCCCCTAGTTACCAAGCCAGAGGGCAAGAGTTTGATCCAA GCCTGTTTGAACGCCCCCGATGGCTATGACCCCGACGGCGAACCTACAGGCGCTCCAATGCAGGCCACTAAAGGAGGCAAGAGTGGAGGGCTGTCGATCCGGCCCCACAAACTGTCGGCCGAGGCGTCCAAGAAGATGCTCGCGACGGCAGCTCAGGTCGCCGGCGCAACACCAGGCGAGGCGCAGGCCCGTGCCAACCACGCTGCGGCTCAGGCACAGGCGTCGCAGGCTCTCGGAAACGGCACGCCAGGAGCTCAACGTCCCAAGAAGCGGTTGCCCTCGCGTAAGCGCTCCGCTCAACACGGCGACATGCCTCAACAGCCCGAGATTATCCCCCCCGTGCCTCCGATTCCCGACATGCACCGCCAGTCGCCATCGTCACAACACATGATGTCGCACGGCCATCCTCAACCAAACCCAATGCACTCTCCTCTCAGTGGCGGCTACCACATGCCGCCCGAGTACGCTCCGCCTCACCACGCTCCTGGGATGCCCTCACCGACCTACGGCTACCCTCCAACGCCCACTGGTCCGGCAATGGAGTATGGTGGCGCGCCACCACAGATGGCGTACGGAtaccctccaccaccaggCCAGCATGCTGGTTTCATATCGCATCCCGGCATGTACCAGCAACAGCACCAGCCGCCGCATCCTTCGACTGAACCTCGCCGCATGATGCCCCCGAGCGAGGGCAGCAGCATGAGTAACATGGGCATGTGA
- a CDS encoding uncharacterized protein (CoA binding domain), with protein sequence MGHVDPHTIKIIPAAAKRFMSAPRYAVVGRVLQDPAKFDNKLIRWYQERKMNVTPVRPASDRFDNSKPVEGLSVVESPLALPDLRNTSLSMIISPKLGYDFLKQLYADPAKKPHSMWFQPGAENDEIEAFIKEHNLSDEIVIGGPCVLVHGDEARQQAGKA encoded by the exons ATGGGCCACGTCGACCCCCACACCATCAAGATCATCCCGGCTGCCGCCAAGCGCTTCATGAGCGCGCCGCGGTACGCTGTTGTCGGACGTGTGCTCCAGGACCCGGCCAAGTTTGACAACAAG CTCATCCGTTGGTACCAGGAGCGCAAGATGAACGTGACGCCCGTGCGTCCCGCGTCGGACCGGTTCGACAACTCGAAGCCCGTCGAGGGCCTCAGCGTCGTCGAGTCGCCT ctcgccctccccgaCCTCCGCAACACGTCGCTCTCGATGATCATCTCGCCCAAGCTCGGCTACGACTTCCTGAAGCAGCTGTACGCCGACCCGGCCAAGAAGCCGCACAGCATGTGGTTCCAGCCGGGCGCTGAGaacgacgagatcgaggccTTTATCAAGGAGCACAACCTCTCTGACGAGATTGTGATCGGCGGCCCCTGTGTGCTTGTtcacggcgacgaggcgcgccaGCAGGCCGGTAAGGCGTAG